One Candidatus Finniella inopinata genomic window carries:
- the folD gene encoding bifunctional methylenetetrahydrofolate dehydrogenase/methenyltetrahydrofolate cyclohydrolase FolD, with product MTQAVLIDGKLIAALKRQNIKQHVSQTFHAFGRKPSLHVILVGDHPASQLYVQNKQAACHEVGIDSCVHKLSENMVEDGVLDLIKGLNQDPGVHGILLQLPLPNAFNRQRLLNEINPAKDVDGLHPYNLGRLISGDPLMVPCTPLGCLELIQSVCPDLRGKHALVVGRSILVGKPMAMLLTNNDVTVTLAHSSTVNLKQLCQQADILVTAIGQPRFITADFIKPGAIVIDVGINRDGSTEEKASVVGDVDRESVQKVAGYVTPVPGGVGPMTIACLLSNTVRAMTVQIADAI from the coding sequence ATGACGCAAGCAGTACTCATTGATGGCAAATTAATTGCCGCCCTCAAGCGTCAAAATATTAAACAACATGTGAGTCAGACTTTTCATGCGTTTGGTCGAAAGCCATCTCTGCATGTGATTTTGGTGGGCGATCATCCGGCAAGCCAATTGTATGTGCAAAACAAGCAGGCGGCGTGCCACGAGGTTGGTATCGATTCCTGCGTGCATAAGTTATCTGAAAATATGGTAGAGGATGGAGTTTTGGACCTGATTAAGGGGCTGAACCAGGATCCCGGTGTTCATGGCATTTTGTTGCAACTGCCCTTGCCCAATGCTTTTAACAGGCAACGGCTTTTAAATGAAATCAATCCCGCCAAGGATGTGGACGGCCTGCACCCCTATAACCTGGGCAGATTGATATCAGGGGATCCCTTGATGGTGCCCTGTACCCCCCTTGGATGTTTGGAGCTGATTCAATCGGTTTGCCCAGATCTGCGGGGGAAGCATGCTCTGGTCGTTGGGCGTTCTATTTTGGTCGGAAAGCCCATGGCGATGCTGCTGACAAATAACGATGTCACGGTCACCCTGGCGCATTCATCCACAGTTAACCTGAAGCAACTTTGCCAGCAGGCCGACATTTTGGTGACGGCTATCGGCCAGCCTCGGTTTATCACGGCCGACTTCATTAAGCCCGGAGCCATTGTCATCGACGTTGGCATTAACCGAGATGGATCCACAGAAGAGAAAGCATCCGTAGTGGGCGATGTGGACCGGGAGTCAGTGCAAAAAGTTGCCGGTTATGTGACGCCCGTACCTGGTGGAGTTGGCCCCATGACGATTGCGTGTTTGTTATCTAATACAGTTCGGGCGATGACGGTTCAGATTGCTGATGCGATCTAA
- a CDS encoding YggT family protein gives MDVIFVPMLSVLLKVIGLYQFLVLVYIILGWLETLNIVNRYNQIVYTIHTFLFRLVEPVLNPIRRFIPNFGGIDVSPLILFFIIYFVQGVIAQILYKFPS, from the coding sequence ATGGATGTTATTTTTGTCCCCATGTTAAGCGTACTGTTGAAAGTTATCGGCCTCTATCAATTTTTGGTATTGGTTTACATTATTTTAGGTTGGCTGGAAACGTTAAATATTGTAAATCGTTACAATCAAATTGTTTACACAATCCACACGTTTCTTTTTCGGTTGGTGGAACCTGTTTTAAACCCTATTCGCCGTTTTATTCCGAATTTCGGGGGGATCGATGTTTCGCCGCTTATTTTGTTTTTCATCATTTACTTCGTTCAAGGGGTCATTGCGCAAATTTTATACAAGTTTCCTTCCTAA
- the pgmG gene encoding phosphoglucomutase/phosphomannomutase PgmG — MLLVSDSSDHTFNPKILREYDIRGTVGQTLSTKDAYLLGRRFGQMMRKNRLKTVSVGRDGRLSSPDLTAALMDGLIETGAHIYDVGIGPTPMLYFSVKHLKTDAGIMVTGSHNPPEDNGFKMTLGHRPFFGQDIQNLAVHEADEAYTGGRCEAVSIDTAYTERLLQDYKPGRRLKVAWDPGNGAAGEIVQSLIDSGQLAVDSVAINTTIDGTFPAHHPDPTVPENLAQLQKVVHDHGCDLGIAFDGDGDRIGVIDGQGRILWGDQLMILWSRDVLSRHPGATIIADVKASQVLFDDIQQHKGRAIMARTGHSLIKTKIAETKALLAGEMSGHIFFNDDYYGYDDAIYAAIRLLNILHHSDKKLTQLFDELPKCINTPEIRIDCPDDKKFHVVASIQVQLHHDGVSFDDVDGVRVQTKEGWWLLRASNTQAILVARAESKTQEGLETLLEQLQSYMEPFGLKLP, encoded by the coding sequence ATACTCTTGGTATCAGACTCATCTGACCATACTTTTAATCCCAAAATCCTAAGGGAATACGACATACGCGGCACCGTTGGCCAGACGTTATCAACCAAAGATGCCTATTTATTAGGGCGGCGCTTTGGCCAAATGATGCGAAAGAACCGCCTTAAAACAGTCAGTGTGGGCCGCGATGGCCGCCTCAGTTCTCCCGATTTAACAGCCGCTTTAATGGACGGCCTTATTGAAACCGGCGCACATATCTACGATGTTGGTATTGGCCCCACCCCCATGTTGTACTTTTCGGTCAAGCACTTAAAAACAGATGCGGGTATTATGGTCACTGGATCACACAACCCGCCTGAAGATAACGGATTTAAGATGACTTTGGGTCATCGTCCGTTTTTTGGGCAAGACATTCAAAATTTGGCCGTTCATGAAGCTGATGAGGCATATACCGGTGGTCGTTGTGAAGCTGTGTCAATCGATACAGCTTACACAGAACGTCTCCTTCAAGATTATAAACCAGGCCGCCGATTAAAGGTGGCGTGGGATCCTGGCAACGGGGCGGCCGGTGAAATTGTTCAGTCCTTGATTGACAGCGGTCAGCTGGCCGTTGACTCGGTGGCGATTAACACAACCATTGATGGGACATTCCCAGCCCACCACCCAGACCCCACTGTGCCTGAAAATCTGGCTCAACTACAAAAAGTCGTCCACGATCACGGGTGTGATTTAGGCATTGCCTTTGATGGTGATGGGGATCGGATTGGGGTTATTGATGGCCAGGGCCGCATTTTGTGGGGCGATCAACTGATGATTTTGTGGTCGCGCGATGTTTTATCACGCCACCCCGGGGCCACCATTATCGCCGATGTCAAAGCCAGCCAGGTTCTGTTCGATGATATTCAACAGCATAAAGGCCGGGCCATTATGGCCCGCACAGGCCATTCGCTTATTAAAACAAAGATTGCGGAAACCAAGGCCCTGCTGGCCGGAGAGATGAGCGGGCATATCTTTTTCAACGACGACTACTATGGCTATGACGATGCCATATACGCCGCGATCAGGCTTTTGAACATCTTGCACCACAGTGATAAAAAATTAACCCAGCTGTTTGATGAGTTGCCCAAATGCATTAATACGCCTGAAATTCGCATTGATTGTCCAGATGACAAAAAGTTCCACGTTGTGGCCTCTATTCAAGTGCAACTACACCACGATGGTGTTTCGTTTGATGATGTGGATGGAGTTCGGGTGCAAACGAAAGAGGGATGGTGGCTTTTGCGAGCCTCTAATACTCAGGCTATTTTGGTGGCACGGGCTGAGTCGAAAACCCAAGAAGGACTAGAAACTTTGTTGGAACAGTTACAAAGTTATATGGAACCTTTTGGGTTAAAGTTGCCTTAA
- a CDS encoding IS5 family transposase (programmed frameshift): MRRYALRDDQWDRIKGMLPGREGYVGATAKDNRLFIEAVLYRYRAGIPWRDLPERFGDFRVIHLRHSRWSQSGVWKKIFELLSQDADNEYAMIDSSIVRAHQHSAGAKKKNSADQAIGRSKGGLSTKIHATCDALGNPTGFYLTAGQDHDLEGADALIDNLTQAGAVLADKAYDADERMRKKLEEKGCEAVIPPKKNRINPCSYDKDLYKARHLIENFFDKLKQYRAIATRYDKTARNFLGAIHLVAAAIWLN; this comes from the exons GTGAGACGCTACGCATTACGGGATGATCAATGGGATCGCATTAAGGGTATGCTACCTGGAAGGGAAGGATATGTTGGTGCAACAGCAAAAGACAATCGCCTATTTATAGAAGCCGTTCTATATCGATATCGAGCTGGAATTCCGTGGCGTGATTTACCGGAACGTTTTGGGGATTTTAGAGTTATTCATCTACGCCATTCGAGGTGGAGCCAATCAGGTGTGTGGAAGAAAATTTTTGAGCTATTAAGCCAAGATGCTGACAATGAATACGCTATGATTGATTCAAGTATAGTGCGTGCTCATCAGCACAGTGCTGGTGCTAAAAAAAAGAAT TCAGCTGACCAAGCGATTGGACGAAGCAAAGGAGGATTAAGCACCAAAATTCATGCCACCTGTGATGCGTTGGGAAATCCAACAGGGTTTTATTTAACAGCCGGACAAGATCACGATTTAGAAGGTGCCGATGCCTTAATAGATAACCTTACGCAAGCTGGTGCCGTCTTAGCTGACAAGGCTTATGACGCAGACGAACGTATGAGAAAAAAACTTGAAGAGAAAGGATGTGAGGCGGTCATTCCCCCAAAAAAGAATAGGATCAACCCTTGTTCGTATGATAAAGACCTCTACAAGGCCCGGCACCTCATCGAAAACTTCTTCGACAAACTTAAACAATACAGAGCCATAGCCACTCGATATGATAAAACAGCTCGAAACTTCCTGGGAGCCATACATTTGGTTGCTGCGGCTATTTGGCTTAATTGA